Proteins from a genomic interval of Aquabacterium sp. A3:
- the ubiG gene encoding bifunctional 2-polyprenyl-6-hydroxyphenol methylase/3-demethylubiquinol 3-O-methyltransferase UbiG: MSTATNVDPQELAKFSDLAHKWWDPESEFKPLHQINPLRLDWIDQLANVKGKRVVDVGCGGGILAESMARRGANVLGIDLADKPLKVAQLHAMEAGVANLDYRSVAVEELAAEQAGQFDVVTCMEMMEHVPDPSSVVQACANLVKPGGWVFFSTINRNPKSFLFAIVGAEYVLKLLPKGTHEYGRFIRPAELARWIREAHLDLNQFKGMEYNPLTGRYWLSGDTSVNYLVACRKPLQA; encoded by the coding sequence ATGAGCACCGCCACCAACGTCGACCCCCAAGAACTCGCCAAATTCAGCGACCTGGCCCACAAATGGTGGGACCCGGAAAGCGAATTCAAGCCCCTGCACCAGATCAATCCTTTGCGCCTGGACTGGATTGACCAGTTGGCCAACGTCAAGGGCAAGCGCGTGGTGGACGTGGGCTGCGGCGGCGGCATCCTGGCCGAATCCATGGCCCGCCGTGGTGCGAACGTGCTTGGCATCGACCTGGCCGACAAGCCCTTGAAGGTGGCCCAGCTGCACGCCATGGAGGCCGGCGTGGCCAACCTGGATTACCGCAGCGTGGCGGTCGAAGAACTTGCTGCAGAGCAAGCCGGGCAATTCGACGTGGTCACCTGCATGGAGATGATGGAGCACGTGCCCGATCCGTCGTCGGTGGTGCAGGCCTGCGCCAACCTGGTCAAACCGGGTGGTTGGGTGTTTTTCTCCACCATCAACCGCAACCCCAAGTCCTTCTTGTTTGCCATCGTGGGCGCCGAGTACGTGCTCAAGCTGCTGCCCAAGGGCACGCATGAATACGGCCGTTTCATCCGTCCCGCCGAACTGGCCCGCTGGATCCGCGAAGCGCACCTGGACCTGAACCAGTTCAAGGGCATGGAATACAACCCCTTGACAGGCCGATACTGGCTGTCAGGCGACACCAGCGTGAACTACCTGGTGGCCTGTCGCAAGCCGCTGCAGGCCTGA
- the gph gene encoding phosphoglycolate phosphatase (PGP is an essential enzyme in the glycolate salvage pathway in higher organisms (photorespiration in plants). Phosphoglycolate results from the oxidase activity of RubisCO in the Calvin cycle when concentrations of carbon dioxide are low relative to oxygen. This enzyme is a member of the Haloacid Dehalogenase (HAD) superfamily of aspartate-nucleophile hydrolase enzymes (PF00702).), whose product MALTGKIDWAQAPTAVLFDLDGTLADTAGDLGGALNRLRADQGLPPLPLAQLRAYASAGARGLIGVGLGIGPEHAEFESLRTRFLAHYTACLSETTRLFDGMDRLLEALEARGLRWGVVTNKPHRFTVPVMQGLGLTHRSGTTISGDTTAHAKPHPLPLLTAASELGVPPGSVLYVGDDLRDIQAAQAAGMPSAAAGWGYIGHNGEVEAWGADVIADQPLDLLTALMSG is encoded by the coding sequence ATGGCACTGACAGGCAAGATCGACTGGGCGCAAGCGCCCACCGCCGTGTTGTTCGACCTGGACGGCACCCTGGCCGACACGGCCGGCGACCTGGGCGGCGCCCTGAACCGCCTGCGGGCCGACCAAGGCCTGCCCCCACTGCCCCTGGCACAGTTGCGTGCCTACGCATCGGCCGGTGCGCGGGGCCTGATCGGTGTGGGGCTGGGCATCGGCCCGGAGCATGCAGAATTCGAGTCGCTGCGCACACGCTTTCTGGCGCACTACACGGCCTGCCTGAGCGAAACCACCCGTCTTTTTGACGGCATGGACCGCCTGCTGGAGGCCTTGGAAGCTCGGGGGCTGCGGTGGGGCGTGGTCACCAACAAGCCACACCGCTTCACCGTGCCGGTGATGCAGGGCCTGGGCCTGACGCATCGCTCAGGCACCACCATCAGCGGCGACACCACCGCCCACGCCAAGCCCCATCCCCTGCCCTTGCTGACCGCAGCGTCTGAGCTGGGGGTGCCACCAGGCAGCGTGCTGTACGTGGGCGACGACCTGCGCGACATCCAGGCGGCGCAGGCGGCCGGCATGCCCAGTGCAGCCGCCGGCTGGGGCTACATCGGGCACAACGGTGAGGTCGAGGCCTGGGGCGCCGACGTCATCGCCGACCAACCCCTCGACCTGCTCACGGCACTGATGTCAGGCTGA